The following are encoded together in the Desulfovibrio litoralis DSM 11393 genome:
- a CDS encoding phosphatidylglycerophosphatase A family protein, with translation MQKLLSSVDRRNFLLASAFGFGLSPILPGTCAALWGLAIYLFILYLTPLAWHFPLLLSCFLVVSFFCLYLNTWAEKYFEDHDSSAFVLDEIAGYLFVPLIYPNMGNLEFALWAFVLFRIFDMIKIFPADIIDKKWNNRWGVLCDDLMSAFYAMLVLYISFNIFVSHTTFSIFLLSFMIIILSSLIKRKLK, from the coding sequence ATGCAAAAACTATTATCTTCCGTTGACAGGCGTAATTTTCTTTTGGCGAGTGCCTTTGGTTTTGGTCTTTCTCCGATACTGCCCGGAACTTGTGCGGCTTTATGGGGTTTGGCGATTTATTTATTTATTCTTTATCTTACCCCGCTTGCTTGGCACTTTCCTTTATTGTTGTCTTGTTTTCTTGTTGTTTCATTTTTCTGTTTATATTTAAACACTTGGGCGGAAAAATATTTTGAAGATCATGACTCTTCGGCTTTTGTGCTTGATGAAATTGCGGGTTATCTTTTTGTGCCTTTAATTTATCCAAATATGGGCAATTTAGAATTTGCTCTTTGGGCTTTTGTTTTGTTTCGCATTTTTGATATGATTAAGATATTTCCTGCTGATATTATTGATAAAAAATGGAATAATCGTTGGGGCGTTTTGTGTGATGATTTGATGAGTGCGTTTTACGCTATGCTTGTTTTATATATTTCTTTTAATATTTTTGTTTCCCATACGACTTTCTCTATATTTTTATTAAGTTTCATGATAATTATTTTAAGTAGTTTGATAAAAAGAAAATTGAAATAA